A window from Bacteroidales bacterium encodes these proteins:
- the ppdK gene encoding pyruvate, phosphate dikinase, whose amino-acid sequence MSNIKRVYTFGAKHAEGKADMKNLLGGKGANLAEMCLLGLPVPAGFTITTDVCTEYYTNNHQLPAELMPEVWAAMKKTEDIMGMKYGDPDNALLVSCRSGARSSMPGMMDTVLNVGLCSATIPGVIKKTNNPRFVWDSYRRLIMMYADVVMEKAEGLEPSDGKGIRKQLDDMLDEYKHKKGVKSDTDLSADDLKFLAEEFKKRVLQSLGQPFPDDAKAQLEGGIKAVFKSWNGKKAISYRRIEGIPDDWGTAVNVQAMVFGNMGDSSATGVAFTRNPATGENLFYGEWLINAQGEDVVAGIRTPNPLNNATKNDQNMHLKSMQEAMPGTYKELSDIRDILETSFKDMLDIEFTIQEGKLYMLQCRAGKRTGTAALNMAMDMLHEGLIDEKKAVMRVDPAQLDELLHPICDPAAEKKVNPIVKGLPAGPGAAVGKIVFTAEDAVAWNRKGNKVILVREETNPEDVEGMRAAEGILTARGGMTSHAALVARGWGKCCIVGAGQLHVDVASKTAKVTGSDIVLKEGDVVTLNGTKGNVYTGAISLMDATENPRFQEFMKLVDKSRKMGVRTNADTPADAKIAREFGAEGIGLFRTEHMFYGEGSDQPLFLLRKMILSNTLEERKVALNELFPFVKKSIKGTLDAMNGLPVTFRLLDPPLHEFVPQGQEKQAELAKALGVTVEAIAKRGESLHESNPMMGHRGVRLGVTYPEVSEMQIRAIFESYAELKQEGKDPHPEIMVPVTCDVSELDFTKKIADRVYAEVCEKFKLKSIEYKYGTMIEIPRACLLADRMAKSAEFFSFGTNDLTQMSFGFSRDDIGGFIHHYLDYKMLSADPFQTIDQDGVGQLIKMAVEKGRGTRQDLKVGICGEQGGDPASVEFCFKAGLTYVSCSPFRVPIARLAAAQASIKSGK is encoded by the coding sequence ATGTCGAACATTAAACGCGTTTACACATTTGGGGCTAAACATGCCGAAGGTAAAGCAGACATGAAAAATCTGCTTGGAGGTAAAGGGGCAAATCTTGCTGAAATGTGTTTGTTAGGTTTACCGGTTCCGGCTGGTTTTACGATCACCACCGATGTTTGTACCGAATATTACACTAACAATCATCAGCTTCCTGCTGAATTAATGCCTGAGGTATGGGCCGCTATGAAAAAAACAGAAGACATCATGGGTATGAAATACGGAGACCCTGACAATGCTCTTCTCGTATCATGCCGTTCAGGAGCCCGCAGTTCAATGCCCGGTATGATGGATACCGTTTTAAACGTAGGCCTTTGCAGTGCTACTATCCCCGGTGTCATTAAGAAAACCAATAATCCGCGTTTTGTTTGGGACTCCTACCGTCGTTTGATCATGATGTATGCTGATGTGGTTATGGAAAAGGCAGAAGGTCTTGAGCCTTCAGATGGAAAAGGCATCCGCAAGCAGCTGGATGACATGCTGGACGAATATAAACATAAGAAAGGTGTTAAATCTGATACGGATTTGTCAGCTGACGATCTGAAGTTTCTGGCCGAAGAATTCAAGAAAAGGGTTCTGCAGTCGCTCGGTCAGCCTTTCCCTGATGATGCAAAAGCTCAGCTCGAAGGCGGTATCAAAGCCGTATTTAAAAGCTGGAACGGAAAAAAAGCTATTTCCTACCGTCGTATCGAGGGTATTCCTGATGATTGGGGAACAGCAGTGAATGTTCAGGCCATGGTATTCGGAAATATGGGTGACTCATCGGCTACCGGTGTGGCATTTACCCGTAACCCGGCTACTGGTGAAAACCTGTTCTATGGTGAATGGCTTATCAATGCCCAGGGTGAAGACGTTGTTGCCGGTATCCGCACTCCAAATCCCCTGAACAATGCTACTAAAAACGATCAGAACATGCACCTGAAGAGCATGCAGGAAGCCATGCCAGGAACCTATAAAGAACTCAGCGACATCCGCGATATCCTGGAGACCTCCTTCAAAGACATGCTTGACATCGAATTTACCATACAGGAAGGCAAACTTTATATGCTTCAGTGTCGCGCCGGAAAAAGAACCGGAACCGCTGCCCTTAACATGGCGATGGACATGCTGCATGAAGGCCTGATTGATGAAAAGAAAGCCGTGATGCGCGTTGACCCCGCGCAGCTTGATGAATTACTGCATCCTATATGCGATCCTGCAGCTGAAAAGAAAGTTAATCCTATTGTTAAAGGATTACCTGCTGGTCCCGGTGCTGCTGTCGGTAAAATTGTATTTACTGCCGAAGACGCTGTTGCCTGGAATCGCAAAGGAAATAAGGTTATCCTTGTTCGCGAGGAAACCAACCCCGAGGATGTTGAAGGTATGAGAGCTGCCGAAGGTATTCTTACAGCCCGCGGAGGTATGACATCCCATGCAGCCCTTGTTGCACGTGGCTGGGGAAAATGCTGTATAGTTGGTGCCGGTCAGCTTCATGTTGATGTGGCATCCAAAACTGCCAAAGTAACCGGCAGCGACATCGTATTAAAAGAAGGTGATGTGGTTACTCTCAACGGTACAAAAGGTAATGTATACACCGGAGCAATTAGCCTCATGGATGCGACAGAGAACCCAAGGTTCCAGGAGTTCATGAAACTGGTTGACAAGAGCCGTAAGATGGGTGTTCGCACAAATGCTGACACTCCTGCAGATGCTAAGATTGCAAGGGAATTTGGTGCCGAAGGTATTGGTCTTTTCCGCACTGAACACATGTTCTATGGTGAAGGTTCAGATCAGCCCCTTTTCCTCCTTCGCAAAATGATTCTCAGCAATACACTCGAGGAGCGCAAGGTTGCCCTGAATGAACTTTTCCCGTTTGTAAAGAAAAGTATCAAAGGAACCCTCGATGCCATGAACGGTCTGCCCGTAACTTTCCGTCTGCTTGATCCCCCTCTGCATGAATTTGTTCCGCAGGGCCAGGAAAAACAGGCAGAACTTGCAAAAGCTCTTGGCGTTACTGTGGAAGCCATTGCAAAACGCGGCGAATCACTGCATGAGTCCAACCCGATGATGGGTCACCGTGGAGTTCGTCTCGGTGTTACCTACCCTGAAGTTTCAGAAATGCAAATCCGTGCTATTTTCGAATCGTATGCCGAACTGAAACAGGAAGGCAAAGATCCGCATCCTGAAATCATGGTTCCGGTAACATGTGATGTTTCCGAGCTTGATTTCACCAAGAAAATTGCTGACAGAGTTTATGCTGAAGTTTGTGAAAAATTCAAACTGAAATCAATAGAATACAAATACGGCACGATGATTGAAATTCCGCGTGCTTGTCTTCTGGCCGACCGTATGGCCAAGTCAGCCGAATTCTTCTCATTCGGAACCAATGACCTCACACAGATGTCATTCGGATTCAGCCGCGATGATATCGGTGGTTTCATTCACCACTACCTGGACTACAAGATGCTGTCTGCCGATCCTTTCCAGACTATTGACCAGGATGGCGTTGGCCAGCTGATTAAGATGGCTGTTGAAAAAGGTCGTGGCACCCGTCAGGATCTTAAAGTTGGTATCTGCGGCGAACAGGGCGGCGATCCTGCATCTGTTGAATTCTGCTTCAAGGCAGGTTTAACTTATGTAAGCTGTTCACCTTTCAGGGTTCCGATTGCCCGATTGGCTGCGGCACAGGCATCAATCAAGTCAGGTAAATAA
- the pckA gene encoding phosphoenolpyruvate carboxykinase (ATP) translates to MSFISPESLAKYGISNVKEIIYNPTYQELYEYETNPALEGFEKGVETKTGAIAVKTGIFTGRSPKDKYFVKDSVTENTIWWDGVINRPINQDVWKHCKNLVLNQLSAKKLFVVDAFCGTNVNTRLKVRFIVEVAWQAHFVTNMFIRPSNYELANFGEPDFVVFNGSKVTNPNWKEQGLNSEVFVLFNLTEKLAVIGGTWYGGEMKKGIFSLMNYYLPLRGMASMHCSANVGEKGDVALFFGLSGTGKTTLSADPKRYLIGDDEHGWDDNGIFNFEGGCYAKTINLSKENEPDIYNAIQRDALLENVTVREDGSVDYCDYSITENTRVSYPIYHINKIVLPSKAGHATKIIYLSADAFGVLPPVSILDRNSAQYHFLCGYTSKLAGTERGITEPVPSFSPAFGEAFLTLHPTYYARELVRKMDEHKAKAYLVNTGWNGTGKRISIKETRAIIDAIIDGSIEKAPTAHVPLLNLTIPVSLPNVSEGILDPRDTYSDKSVWEKKARDLAGRYIKYFEQYVTTPEGKALVSSGPQI, encoded by the coding sequence ATGAGCTTTATCAGCCCGGAATCATTGGCCAAGTATGGCATTTCAAACGTGAAGGAGATCATCTACAATCCCACCTACCAGGAACTATATGAATATGAAACGAATCCCGCCCTTGAGGGATTTGAAAAAGGAGTTGAAACCAAAACCGGAGCAATTGCTGTAAAAACCGGTATTTTTACCGGGCGTTCGCCGAAAGATAAATACTTTGTTAAAGATTCGGTCACAGAGAATACAATCTGGTGGGATGGGGTGATTAACCGCCCTATTAACCAGGATGTCTGGAAACATTGCAAAAATCTTGTCCTCAATCAGCTTTCAGCAAAAAAGCTTTTTGTTGTCGACGCATTTTGCGGCACCAATGTAAATACAAGGCTGAAAGTCCGATTCATCGTGGAAGTTGCATGGCAGGCGCATTTTGTAACCAACATGTTTATCAGGCCTTCAAACTATGAACTGGCTAATTTCGGTGAACCCGACTTTGTTGTGTTCAACGGATCAAAAGTTACAAATCCCAACTGGAAAGAACAGGGTCTCAATTCAGAGGTTTTCGTTCTTTTCAACCTCACTGAAAAGCTTGCCGTTATTGGCGGAACATGGTACGGTGGTGAAATGAAGAAAGGTATCTTCAGCCTGATGAACTATTATCTGCCCTTGCGCGGTATGGCTTCCATGCATTGCTCAGCCAATGTAGGAGAAAAAGGTGATGTAGCCCTGTTTTTCGGCTTATCCGGAACGGGTAAGACTACTTTGTCCGCTGATCCGAAACGTTACCTGATCGGCGATGATGAACACGGCTGGGATGATAACGGTATTTTTAATTTCGAAGGTGGTTGTTATGCTAAAACAATTAACCTGAGCAAGGAAAATGAACCGGACATCTATAATGCCATTCAGAGGGATGCGCTTCTTGAAAACGTAACTGTCAGGGAAGACGGTTCTGTTGACTACTGCGATTATTCGATCACAGAAAACACGAGGGTATCCTACCCCATTTACCATATTAATAAGATTGTGTTGCCGTCCAAAGCAGGCCATGCAACCAAAATTATTTATTTATCAGCCGACGCATTCGGCGTTTTGCCCCCGGTTTCAATACTTGACCGCAACTCGGCACAGTACCATTTCCTTTGCGGGTATACATCAAAGCTGGCCGGCACAGAAAGAGGCATAACCGAACCGGTACCTTCATTTTCACCGGCATTCGGCGAAGCATTTCTGACCCTCCACCCCACCTATTATGCGCGTGAACTGGTGAGGAAAATGGATGAACACAAAGCCAAGGCTTATCTTGTTAACACCGGTTGGAACGGAACAGGAAAAAGGATTTCAATAAAGGAAACCCGCGCGATAATTGATGCCATTATTGACGGATCAATTGAAAAAGCCCCAACAGCACACGTTCCGCTGCTCAATCTGACAATACCGGTAAGCCTGCCTAATGTTTCTGAAGGCATTCTCGATCCCCGCGATACATATTCCGACAAGTCTGTTTGGGAAAAGAAAGCCCGTGACCTGGCCGGTAGGTATATTAAGTATTTCGAACAATATGTAACCACACCTGAAGGCAAGGCGCTCGTTAGTTCAGGCCCTCAGATTTAA
- the plsY gene encoding glycerol-3-phosphate 1-O-acyltransferase PlsY, with amino-acid sequence MQIVYNIGILVIAYLIGSVPTSVWMGKSLFGIDLREKGSKNAGATNAMRIFGWKAGLAVLIIDMFKGWLAVNLIHLTNFYIPETGDFIEFQLLLGIAAIIGHIFPVYVGFRGGKGVATLFGLVLAINPEPTLLCIGVFVITLILTKYVSLSSMIAGFAFPVMVIFVFKTATPSLVIFSLIISVLLLFTHQKNIERLLRREEKKVLFLMSKRRRELERLKQSA; translated from the coding sequence ATGCAGATAGTTTATAATATTGGCATCCTGGTGATCGCCTATTTAATCGGTTCAGTTCCGACTTCCGTGTGGATGGGAAAGTCATTGTTCGGAATTGATTTAAGAGAAAAAGGTAGTAAAAACGCCGGGGCTACCAATGCTATGAGAATCTTTGGATGGAAGGCCGGATTAGCCGTTTTGATCATTGATATGTTCAAAGGCTGGCTGGCTGTAAACCTGATCCATCTTACCAATTTTTACATACCTGAAACAGGTGATTTCATTGAATTTCAGCTTTTACTTGGTATAGCGGCCATTATCGGTCATATATTCCCTGTATATGTCGGTTTTCGCGGTGGCAAAGGGGTTGCCACGTTGTTCGGCCTTGTATTGGCTATCAATCCGGAACCCACACTCCTCTGCATCGGTGTTTTTGTGATCACGCTTATCCTTACCAAATATGTATCATTAAGTTCAATGATAGCAGGATTTGCTTTCCCCGTAATGGTCATTTTTGTATTTAAAACCGCTACACCTTCACTCGTAATTTTCTCGCTTATTATATCAGTATTGTTACTATTTACCCATCAGAAGAATATTGAAAGACTCCTGAGAAGAGAGGAAAAGAAGGTTTTGTTCCTGATGAGCAAAAGACGCCGTGAACTTGAGCGTTTAAAACAATCGGCCTGA
- a CDS encoding diadenylate cyclase — protein sequence MITAFIHVRIIDIIDILLVAFLMYQVYMLIKGTIATYIFVTIITFYIAWLLVKDNMLLLGSILGQIIGVGAIALIVVFQQELRRFLILFSVRYLPRAGISIDNFFSKIGPGLPIMNINGIIKACVNMSKDRIGALIVLQRNSLLDAYVGTGDVIDARTTSRLLESIFNKWGPLHDGAVIINKDKIRAACCILPVSDNFEIPEHYGLRHRAGVGVSEQTDSLVIIVSEETGGISLAEGGQLIPVDIKALHKRLEEEFIQKK from the coding sequence ATGATCACTGCCTTTATTCATGTAAGAATCATTGACATCATCGATATCCTGCTGGTGGCATTCCTGATGTACCAGGTTTATATGCTTATTAAAGGTACAATAGCCACCTATATTTTTGTCACCATCATTACCTTTTATATAGCATGGTTACTTGTAAAAGACAATATGCTTTTGCTTGGCAGCATCCTGGGGCAGATTATCGGTGTAGGCGCCATCGCTCTTATCGTCGTCTTCCAGCAGGAATTACGTCGTTTCCTGATTCTTTTCAGCGTAAGGTATCTTCCCCGTGCAGGTATTTCAATTGATAATTTCTTTTCGAAAATCGGTCCGGGTTTACCTATCATGAACATTAACGGAATTATCAAAGCCTGTGTGAATATGTCAAAGGATCGTATAGGTGCACTGATCGTACTTCAGCGCAATTCCCTCCTGGATGCGTATGTCGGCACGGGTGATGTAATTGATGCCCGCACTACAAGCCGCCTGCTCGAATCGATTTTCAATAAATGGGGTCCGCTACATGACGGAGCTGTTATTATCAATAAGGATAAAATAAGGGCGGCATGCTGCATTCTTCCTGTTTCAGACAACTTTGAGATTCCTGAACATTATGGATTGCGTCACCGTGCAGGGGTAGGGGTTTCTGAACAAACCGACAGCCTTGTAATTATTGTATCGGAAGAAACGGGTGGAATATCGCTTGCTGAAGGGGGCCAATTAATACCAGTCGATATTAAAGCACTTCATAAACGACTGGAGGAAGAATTTATACAGAAAAAATAG
- the folP gene encoding dihydropteroate synthase, producing MSLKDTLFSVKQTINCGGVLIDLSIPRVMGILNITPDSFYDGGRYKNEKDILDRVEQMLSEGADIIDIGACSTRPGSAGITIEEEMQRLKSALVPVRSRFHSAVISIDTYRSEIAEYTVKEFGAGMINDISAGTLDENMFSTVGKLNVPYVLMHMKGTPQNMQVNPVYDDVVKEITAFFSEKTEMLKTAGVNDIIIDPGFGFGKSPTDNFRILNQLGIFRLSGFPVMAGLSRKSMVYRSIGKTPDEALNGTVVLETLALNNGASFLRVHDVKQAIEAVKLVSLYRSKA from the coding sequence ATGAGTCTTAAAGATACATTATTTTCAGTTAAACAAACGATTAACTGCGGCGGAGTGCTGATTGATTTAAGTATTCCCCGTGTAATGGGTATCCTGAACATCACTCCTGATTCATTTTATGACGGTGGCCGGTATAAAAACGAGAAAGACATTCTGGATCGCGTTGAACAAATGTTATCAGAAGGTGCCGATATAATCGATATCGGGGCGTGTTCCACACGTCCGGGTTCAGCAGGTATCACCATAGAAGAAGAAATGCAACGCCTGAAATCAGCTCTTGTTCCTGTCAGAAGCCGGTTTCATTCTGCCGTTATTTCTATAGATACTTACAGGTCGGAAATTGCAGAATATACTGTCAAAGAGTTTGGAGCAGGGATGATCAATGATATCTCTGCCGGAACCCTTGATGAGAATATGTTCTCAACTGTCGGTAAGCTGAATGTCCCTTATGTCCTGATGCATATGAAGGGTACACCTCAGAATATGCAGGTCAACCCGGTGTATGATGATGTGGTTAAAGAAATAACTGCCTTTTTTTCAGAGAAAACGGAAATGCTGAAGACTGCCGGAGTAAACGATATAATCATTGATCCCGGTTTTGGTTTTGGAAAATCTCCCACCGATAATTTCAGAATTCTGAACCAGCTGGGCATATTCAGGTTATCAGGATTCCCTGTAATGGCAGGTCTTTCACGAAAGTCGATGGTATACAGATCCATTGGAAAAACACCGGATGAAGCACTTAACGGAACTGTCGTCCTTGAAACGCTTGCCCTTAATAACGGGGCATCCTTTTTAAGAGTTCATGATGTAAAGCAGGCAATTGAAGCTGTTAAACTGGTATCATTGTACCGTAGCAAAGCGTAG
- a CDS encoding BT_3928 family protein: protein MKFIINLSRILAGLVFVFSGFVKAIDPMGSAIKFEEYFMAFHTEFFVFLALPLAILLSAFELMIGLNLLARIRMRFTAWLLLLFMTFFLVLTFILALGNPVSDCGCFGDAIKLTNWQTFGKNVIIYIPALIVFFNRKNYKTVAIPFTEWYLTGVNFIFPVLISIFSLIHQPVIDFRPYKPGVNITESMTLPENAPVDQYKTIFIYERNGEKKEFGENNIPWQDSTWKWVETRQTLISKGAVAPIHDFSITRLRGEDITDSVLNDEGYTFLIISHEIEKAGNKPMLTLNNLASRAKELGYKTFCLTASTTDHVEQFTQEFNPAFEICTTDGTTLKTIIRSNPGLMVLHKGTILAKWNYRDAPEPHELDKDFMKTLLRHQNVSSETASVMFIILIAGLFYSLFFMVFIRRE from the coding sequence ATGAAGTTCATTATTAATCTTTCACGCATACTGGCCGGACTTGTTTTCGTTTTCAGCGGGTTCGTGAAAGCCATTGATCCGATGGGGTCGGCCATAAAATTTGAAGAATATTTTATGGCTTTTCATACTGAGTTTTTTGTATTCCTGGCTCTTCCCCTTGCCATTCTTCTAAGTGCTTTTGAATTAATGATAGGGTTAAATCTGCTGGCACGAATAAGAATGAGGTTTACCGCCTGGCTCCTGCTTCTGTTCATGACCTTTTTCCTCGTGCTTACATTTATTCTGGCCCTTGGAAACCCGGTAAGCGACTGCGGATGCTTCGGCGATGCCATTAAATTAACCAACTGGCAGACTTTCGGTAAAAATGTTATTATCTATATTCCGGCACTGATCGTGTTTTTTAACCGGAAAAACTACAAAACAGTCGCAATACCCTTTACAGAATGGTACCTCACCGGTGTGAATTTTATATTTCCTGTTCTGATTTCGATTTTCTCGCTGATCCATCAGCCGGTTATCGATTTTCGGCCATACAAGCCCGGTGTGAATATAACTGAAAGTATGACTTTGCCTGAGAATGCCCCTGTTGATCAATACAAGACCATTTTTATCTATGAACGTAATGGCGAAAAGAAAGAGTTTGGTGAAAACAATATACCCTGGCAGGATTCAACCTGGAAATGGGTCGAAACTCGCCAAACGTTGATAAGCAAAGGAGCCGTTGCTCCCATCCATGATTTTTCAATTACACGCCTGAGAGGCGAAGATATAACTGACAGTGTCCTTAACGATGAGGGATATACCTTTCTTATTATATCCCATGAAATTGAAAAAGCAGGGAATAAGCCCATGCTCACGTTGAACAACCTTGCCTCAAGGGCTAAAGAACTGGGGTATAAAACATTTTGTCTTACTGCCTCAACAACCGATCATGTCGAACAGTTTACGCAGGAATTTAATCCCGCATTTGAGATTTGTACAACCGACGGAACTACATTAAAAACAATAATCAGGTCGAATCCTGGTTTAATGGTGCTTCATAAAGGAACCATACTTGCAAAATGGAATTATAGGGATGCACCTGAACCGCATGAACTGGATAAGGATTTCATGAAAACCCTCCTGCGTCATCAGAATGTTTCATCTGAAACTGCTTCTGTTATGTTCATTATCCTGATCGCCGGATTGTTTTATTCACTGTTTTTTATGGTATTTATCCGACGCGAATAA
- a CDS encoding YceI family protein, translating into MIKKDLLFVVISFVFMLTCNELVMSQKKVELIPSQSQITLKGSSNLHEWEESVGKFNVVMNLRFKEKEVDGIDKVSVNMDSKSIVSENSIMTNKTHDALNVEKYPRIDFQLVSVNNLSSGNGKFSGTITGDITLSGVTKRISLPFTGSHSGDRISVKGTKQLNMTDFNIKPPTAMMGTLKTANEVTVSFDLNFQVS; encoded by the coding sequence ATGATTAAAAAGGATTTATTATTTGTAGTGATTTCATTTGTATTTATGCTGACATGCAATGAATTAGTCATGTCGCAGAAGAAAGTGGAATTAATCCCCTCGCAAAGCCAGATCACTCTGAAAGGGTCTTCAAACCTGCATGAGTGGGAAGAAAGTGTCGGGAAATTCAATGTAGTGATGAATCTCCGGTTTAAGGAAAAGGAGGTTGATGGCATTGATAAGGTAAGCGTTAACATGGATTCGAAATCAATTGTAAGTGAGAATTCGATCATGACGAATAAAACGCACGATGCCTTAAATGTTGAAAAGTATCCGCGAATTGACTTTCAGCTGGTTTCAGTTAACAACTTGTCTTCAGGAAACGGTAAATTTTCAGGTACCATAACAGGAGATATTACGCTGAGCGGAGTTACAAAGAGAATTTCACTGCCCTTTACAGGTTCACACTCAGGAGACCGTATTTCGGTGAAAGGAACGAAACAGCTGAACATGACTGATTTCAATATCAAGCCTCCGACAGCCATGATGGGAACATTGAAAACAGCCAATGAAGTAACCGTTTCGTTTGATCTGAATTTCCAGGTTTCCTGA
- a CDS encoding Rrf2 family transcriptional regulator, with product MKIGTRTRYGLRTILEIAMSDDSGGVFQKDISVNQEISNKYLDHIIHALKTAGLITNVKGKKSGYRLLKNPSDITVYDVHQAFEPTICLVECLNANYSCERSKKCLVQGVWKDLNHVIISYLRSITIQDLVTKHVSSEEIRALT from the coding sequence GTGAAAATCGGCACCCGAACCCGCTACGGACTCAGAACCATTCTTGAAATTGCCATGAGTGATGACTCCGGCGGTGTTTTCCAGAAAGACATCTCGGTTAACCAGGAGATTTCAAATAAATACCTGGATCACATTATTCATGCATTAAAAACAGCAGGGCTGATTACCAATGTTAAAGGCAAGAAAAGTGGTTACAGGTTGCTTAAAAATCCTTCAGATATTACTGTCTATGATGTTCACCAGGCTTTTGAGCCCACCATATGCCTTGTTGAATGCCTGAATGCAAATTACAGCTGTGAACGAAGTAAAAAGTGTCTTGTGCAGGGTGTTTGGAAAGATCTGAACCATGTAATAATATCTTATTTAAGATCGATCACTATTCAGGACCTTGTTACCAAACATGTTTCTTCCGAAGAAATTAGGGCGCTTACCTGA
- a CDS encoding vitamin B12 dependent-methionine synthase activation domain-containing protein: MKVFASSEPVSPYDIPISAERVLKILGVPPDAAEPYLTDLVTRLIRECKDMAMPCFSVGLSDNGMLATGDSIIVENETLLIDHIIASSLKRCDSIAIFIATCGDKPELFSKKHLGKGNSLEGYIIDIIASEMAEGITEFLHRKLENSVALDNLKVTNRFSPGYCKWPVNEQQKLFRLMAGNTSGVSLTESSLMIPIKSVSGIIGIGTDAEFKRYACTYCEMDQCIYRANKE; this comes from the coding sequence GTGAAAGTCTTTGCTTCATCAGAGCCGGTTTCTCCATATGATATCCCGATCAGCGCGGAGAGGGTACTTAAAATCCTGGGAGTGCCGCCGGATGCAGCAGAACCCTATCTGACCGATCTTGTCACCCGATTAATACGGGAATGCAAAGACATGGCAATGCCCTGTTTTTCAGTCGGACTCTCTGATAATGGTATGCTGGCTACCGGTGATAGTATTATAGTCGAAAACGAAACTCTTTTAATTGACCATATCATTGCATCCTCTCTCAAAAGGTGCGATTCTATTGCTATTTTTATTGCGACATGTGGAGACAAACCTGAGTTATTTTCAAAAAAACACCTTGGTAAAGGGAACTCACTTGAAGGCTACATTATTGATATCATTGCCTCTGAAATGGCGGAGGGTATTACTGAATTCCTGCACAGGAAACTCGAAAACAGCGTTGCCCTGGATAATCTGAAAGTTACAAACCGATTCAGTCCCGGTTATTGCAAATGGCCTGTGAATGAACAACAAAAGCTGTTCAGGTTGATGGCAGGAAATACTTCGGGAGTTTCGCTAACCGAATCCTCACTGATGATTCCCATAAAATCGGTAAGCGGTATCATTGGAATCGGCACGGATGCCGAATTTAAAAGGTATGCCTGTACGTATTGTGAAATGGACCAGTGTATATATCGGGCCAATAAAGAGTAA
- a CDS encoding corrinoid protein — protein sequence MNEEELLLKLSECVELGKVNKTSPYPPAMKDLDGADELTKQALDMGIRPSRILNDSLIKAMERVGQKYSEKKIFVPQMLVSAKAMNTAMAHLKPFFQSGEVKRKGRFIIGTVAGDLHDIGKNLVAMIVEGAGWEVIDLGVDVTAEKFIKAAEGKDNAVIGLSALLTTTMVNMKSIVQGIKDKYPGIKVIIGGAPVNESFRHEVGADAYARDPQGAVSYLNTIAA from the coding sequence ATGAACGAAGAGGAATTGCTTCTGAAACTTTCAGAATGTGTTGAACTGGGAAAAGTAAATAAGACATCTCCATATCCACCAGCCATGAAAGACCTGGATGGAGCGGATGAACTCACAAAACAGGCCCTGGATATGGGAATCAGGCCTTCACGTATATTGAATGATTCGCTGATTAAGGCCATGGAAAGGGTAGGGCAGAAATATTCCGAAAAAAAGATATTTGTGCCACAGATGCTGGTTTCGGCAAAAGCCATGAATACCGCAATGGCACACCTTAAGCCTTTTTTTCAATCGGGTGAAGTAAAAAGAAAGGGTCGCTTTATCATTGGCACTGTGGCAGGTGATCTGCATGACATTGGAAAAAACCTGGTGGCTATGATCGTTGAAGGTGCCGGATGGGAAGTGATTGACCTCGGAGTGGATGTAACTGCAGAAAAATTCATTAAAGCTGCCGAAGGAAAGGATAACGCAGTTATCGGATTATCAGCACTTCTTACTACTACCATGGTGAACATGAAATCCATTGTGCAGGGTATTAAGGATAAATATCCCGGTATTAAAGTAATTATCGGCGGAGCCCCTGTAAATGAAAGTTTCCGGCACGAAGTAGGTGCCGATGCTTATGCGCGCGATCCCCAGGGTGCAGTGAGTTACCTGAATACAATAGCAGCCTGA